Proteins from one Cicer arietinum cultivar CDC Frontier isolate Library 1 chromosome 3, Cicar.CDCFrontier_v2.0, whole genome shotgun sequence genomic window:
- the LOC101489581 gene encoding vacuolar-processing enzyme-like encodes MKGSMSYWVTLIVIVWMSVMVRKSKGVRSIKDQVSQFVEDRVPLGTKWAFLVAGSNGFENYRHQANVCHAYQVLKSGGLKDENIIVMMFDDIAYHPKNPKRGVIMNRPNGPNVYRGVPKDYTGNNVNPRNFFAVLSGNKSATIGGSGKVLNTNSHDSIFIYMSGHGAVHVFGLINKGDIWAADLVNALKKKHAALAYKKMVIYIESCHSGSMLENLLPGNIGIYATTASKVNENSYAMYCPGTPYSPPAGITFCLGDTYSISWMEDSETSKRSTHTLYRQYLNVAKRMVEHIDPGYISHVMKYGDTTAVWNDAIGKYFGDGSARLVNKISDGSAFSYEHFNTTRLVKQDDASLLHLKLELEKAPHGSEDKSKAQKELDDELARRKHEDHTINLIVDLLFGEEKDSIKMDHVHKVDLHDVDYWDCLKMLWKTYQDHCGILSPYGKKLYSKVSVNMCNVGISETQIIAATSQACPIKNHIS; translated from the exons atgaaaggaaGTATGAGTTATTGGGTCACACTAATAGTGATAGTGTGGATGAGTGTAATGGTGAGAAAATCAAAGGGTGTGAGATCTATAAAAGATCAAGTGTCACAATTTGTAGAAGATCGCGTACCATTAGGAACGAAATGGGCTTTTTTAGTTGCTGGTAGTAACGGTTTTGAGAATTATAGGCACCAAGCTAATGTATGTCATGCATACCAAGTATTAAAAAGTGGTGGTCTTAAAGATGAAAATATCATTGTTATGATGTTTGATGATATTGCCTACCACCCTAAAAACCCAAAGCGTGGCGTTATAATGAATAGGCCAAATGGGCCAAATGTTTATCGAGGTGTTCCTAAG GATTACACAGGAAACAATGTTAACCCAAGGAATTTTTTCGCGGTGCTTAGTGGAAACAAAAGTGCTACAATTGGAGGCTCTGGTAAGGTGCTGAATACAAATTCACATGATTCCATTTTCATTTACATGTCTGGCCATGGTGCTGTACACGTATTCG GTTTAATAAATAAAGGAGATATATGGGCCGCCGATTTGGTAAATGCATTGAAGAAAAAACATGCTGCTTTAGCCTACAAAAAGATG gTGATATACATCGAATCATGTCATTCTGGGAGCATGCTCGAAAATCTTCTTCCAGGTAATATAGGTATCTATGCAACCACAGCTTCCAAAGTTAATGAGAATAGTTATGCTATGTACTGTCCTGGAACACCATATTCTCCACCAGCTGGCATTACATTTTGTTTGGGAGATACATATAGTATTTCTTGGATGGAAGACAG TGAAACTAGTAAGAGGTCGACTCACACTCTATACCGTCAATATTTAAAT GTTGCAAAAAGGATGGTAGAACATATTGATCCAGGTTACATATCTCATGTGATGAAATATGGAGATACTACTGCTGTATGGAATGATGCTATAGGCAAATATTTTGGTGATGGCTCTGCAAGACTAGTCAACAAGATTAGTGATGGCTCTGCATTTTCCTATGAACACTTCAATACGACAAGATTAGTCAAACAAGACGATGCTTCTTTACTTCATTTGAAGCTTGAG TTGGAAAAAGCACCGCATGGTTCAGAGGATAAGTCAAAAGCACAAAAAGAATTAGATGATGAACTTGCTCGTAGGAAGCATGAGGACCATACCATCAATCTCATAGTAGATCTTTTGTTTGGAGAAGAGAAAGACTCTATTAAAATGGATCATGTTCATAAAGTCGATCTACATGATGTCGATTATTGGGATTGTCTTAAAATGCTT TGGAAAACTTATCAGGATCATTGTGGTATCTTATCACCGTATGGAAAGAAATTATACTCAAAAGTTTCTGTTAACATGTGCAACGTTGGCATTTCAGAGACGCAAATAATTGCAGCAACATCTCAAGCTTGTCccataaaaaatcatatttcttaa